A single genomic interval of Streptomyces graminofaciens harbors:
- a CDS encoding MDR family MFS transporter produces MNRPAPAPAAAEQDTHIDGQLWWLCGVLVLGAVTTLLDGTIVNVAIDALTRELDAPLDSIQWSVTGYLLALSLVVPLAGWSMERFGAKRVWLAAQILFLVGSVLCGLAWSVESLVVFRVIQGLGGGMVMPMAQAMLARAAGPARLGRVMAVVSVPAMLAPIIGPVIGGFFVDELNWRWIFFINIPIGLAAIVLAWIKLPADRPQTDRRLDVLGLLLLSPGLALLLYGLAEAGSGGFTDAGSLPWTLAGVALLVGFTVHALRTPGTPLVDLRLFADRGYSAAVVTQFTLNAGVFGAMFLLPLYFQLDRGATVLEAGLMLAPQGVGYVIAMAVVGKATDKMGAGPLALAGVLVTLLGTLPFALLDDGTNEALLAAAMVARGIGVGVVTLPSLAAAYRSLAPSAMPRASSAMNIFQRLGGSVGTAAVAVVLQNGLTDAKTSGAPLSEAFGTSFWWVFGFTAVTLLPALFLPRTVAAPATEAVKVPAEAPAA; encoded by the coding sequence ATGAACCGACCCGCACCTGCGCCCGCCGCCGCGGAGCAGGACACCCACATCGACGGCCAGCTGTGGTGGCTGTGCGGCGTCCTGGTGCTGGGGGCCGTGACCACCCTGCTCGACGGCACGATCGTCAACGTCGCCATCGACGCCCTCACCCGCGAGCTGGACGCCCCGCTCGACTCGATCCAGTGGTCCGTCACCGGCTACCTACTGGCCCTTTCCCTCGTCGTCCCGCTCGCCGGCTGGTCCATGGAGCGCTTCGGCGCCAAGCGGGTGTGGCTGGCCGCCCAGATCCTCTTCCTCGTCGGCTCGGTCCTCTGCGGCCTCGCCTGGTCCGTGGAGAGCCTGGTGGTCTTCCGCGTGATCCAGGGCCTCGGAGGCGGCATGGTGATGCCGATGGCGCAGGCCATGCTCGCCCGCGCCGCGGGCCCCGCCCGGCTCGGCAGGGTGATGGCCGTGGTCTCCGTGCCCGCCATGCTCGCCCCGATCATCGGCCCGGTCATCGGCGGGTTCTTCGTCGACGAGCTGAACTGGCGCTGGATCTTCTTCATCAACATCCCGATCGGCCTGGCCGCCATCGTCCTCGCCTGGATCAAGCTCCCGGCCGACCGCCCGCAGACCGACCGCCGGCTCGACGTCCTCGGCCTGCTGCTCCTCTCGCCCGGCCTCGCCCTGCTCCTGTACGGCCTGGCCGAGGCCGGCAGCGGCGGCTTCACCGACGCCGGCAGCCTGCCCTGGACCCTGGCCGGCGTGGCCCTGCTGGTCGGCTTCACCGTGCACGCCCTGCGCACCCCCGGCACCCCGCTGGTCGACCTGCGGCTGTTCGCCGACCGCGGCTACTCCGCCGCTGTCGTCACCCAGTTCACCCTGAACGCCGGCGTGTTCGGCGCGATGTTCCTGCTGCCCCTGTACTTCCAGCTGGACCGCGGCGCCACCGTCCTCGAGGCCGGACTCATGCTCGCCCCGCAGGGCGTCGGCTACGTCATCGCCATGGCCGTGGTCGGCAAGGCCACCGACAAGATGGGGGCGGGACCGCTCGCCCTCGCCGGCGTCCTCGTCACCCTGCTGGGCACCCTGCCCTTCGCGCTCCTCGACGACGGCACCAACGAGGCCCTGCTCGCCGCCGCCATGGTGGCCCGCGGCATCGGCGTCGGCGTGGTGACCCTGCCCAGCCTCGCAGCCGCCTACCGCTCGCTGGCCCCCTCCGCGATGCCCCGAGCCTCCAGCGCCATGAACATCTTCCAGCGGCTGGGCGGTTCGGTCGGCACGGCCGCGGTCGCCGTCGTCCTGCAGAACGGCCTGACGGACGCCAAGACCTCCGGCGCCCCGCTGTCCGAGGCCTTCGGCACCTCCTTCTGGTGGGTGTTCGGCTTCACCGCCGTCACCCTGCTGCCCGCGCTGTTCCTGCCGCGCACCGTGGCGGCGCCCGCCACCGAGGCCGTCAAGGTCCCGGCGGAGGCGCCCGCCGCCTGA
- a CDS encoding TetR/AcrR family transcriptional regulator — MVDTQETTRPRPRRMHGRRDRRAQILQAAATVFTRDGFARASVDTIAAEAKVAKQTLYNHFGDRESLVAEVVAAAMDPLASQFDTLVHETIAAHDGTDLPAQFRDFGRRWVRLMLCDTAALRWRILADAALDESLRRALRGIDRDAGVRAVAEQLALLGRAGHLDVGDAEAAARQLRALLVGEAQLESMLGQVALDEAGIDAVVERGISMFMRAYGRR; from the coding sequence GTGGTGGACACCCAGGAGACGACCCGGCCCCGCCCGCGCCGCATGCACGGCAGGCGGGACCGCAGGGCGCAGATCCTCCAGGCGGCGGCCACGGTGTTCACCCGCGACGGCTTCGCGCGGGCGAGCGTCGACACCATCGCCGCCGAGGCGAAGGTGGCCAAGCAGACCCTCTACAACCACTTCGGCGACCGGGAGTCGCTCGTGGCCGAAGTCGTGGCGGCGGCGATGGACCCGCTGGCCAGCCAGTTCGACACGCTGGTGCACGAGACCATCGCCGCCCACGACGGCACCGACCTGCCGGCGCAGTTCCGGGACTTCGGTCGGCGCTGGGTGCGGCTGATGTTGTGCGACACCGCCGCGCTGCGCTGGCGGATCCTGGCAGACGCCGCGCTGGACGAGTCCCTGCGCCGGGCGCTGCGCGGCATCGACCGGGACGCGGGCGTCCGTGCCGTGGCCGAGCAGCTCGCGCTGCTCGGCCGGGCCGGCCACCTGGACGTCGGCGATGCCGAGGCGGCGGCCCGGCAGCTGCGGGCGCTGCTGGTGGGCGAGGCCCAGCTGGAGTCGATGCTCGGTCAGGTCGCGCTGGACGAGGCGGGGATCGACGCGGTGGTGGAGCGGGGCATCAGCATGTTCATGCGTGCGTACGGTCGGCGCTGA
- a CDS encoding acyltransferase family protein, which yields MSSPSPARPASTARTGRPGRTAHAFAKLTRYERPGARELNLLVGRGSRLESLTGLRWWAALLVFGEHLAALRLASRVGSDDTGPADTVLHWLFGTGTIGVSCFFVLSGFVLAWTYCPETDTVGRFWQRRFAKIYPVYFVSTVLAFVMFAGMGQTPSGTNVALHLTLLQSWTPDQSLYFGLNPVTWSLSCEAFFYAILPLVFVGLRRLPANALYATVAVAVVGAFVLPYTLGELVDLPYPAKEIISTGPVGGPFPYWFTYVLPAFRALEFVAGVAAALLVRRGQWRGPGVPAALLICLAGWLVNQELPPRLQHQAGTFLPFVLLIAALATADVHGTWSPLRGRVMRFLGEISYCLYVFQLLLLAVVAGALRPALAAAGVLPDKDAALPTWLVGPVALGCLGLCVLAAWAAYRWIEVPLMRRLRPRSVAPAARG from the coding sequence ATGAGTTCCCCAAGCCCCGCACGTCCCGCATCCACGGCACGCACCGGCCGGCCCGGCCGTACCGCCCATGCCTTCGCGAAGCTCACCCGCTACGAGCGCCCCGGCGCCCGCGAACTGAACCTGCTGGTCGGCCGCGGCTCCCGGCTCGAGTCGCTGACGGGCCTGCGCTGGTGGGCGGCGCTGCTGGTGTTCGGCGAGCACCTGGCCGCGCTGAGACTGGCCAGCAGAGTAGGGTCGGACGACACCGGCCCCGCCGACACGGTGCTGCACTGGCTCTTCGGCACCGGAACCATCGGTGTGAGCTGCTTCTTCGTGCTCAGCGGTTTCGTCCTGGCCTGGACGTACTGCCCGGAGACCGACACCGTCGGCCGGTTCTGGCAGCGGCGGTTCGCGAAGATCTACCCCGTCTACTTCGTCTCGACCGTGTTGGCCTTCGTGATGTTCGCCGGCATGGGCCAGACCCCGTCGGGCACCAACGTGGCACTGCACCTGACGCTGCTGCAGTCCTGGACCCCCGACCAGTCCCTGTACTTCGGCCTCAACCCCGTGACCTGGTCGCTGAGCTGCGAAGCCTTCTTCTACGCGATCCTGCCGCTGGTCTTCGTGGGCCTGCGGCGGCTGCCCGCGAACGCGCTGTACGCCACGGTGGCGGTGGCGGTGGTGGGGGCCTTCGTGCTGCCGTACACCCTGGGCGAGCTGGTGGACCTGCCCTACCCGGCCAAGGAGATCATCTCCACCGGCCCGGTCGGCGGCCCCTTCCCGTACTGGTTCACCTACGTCCTGCCGGCCTTCCGCGCGCTGGAGTTCGTCGCCGGCGTGGCCGCCGCCCTGTTGGTGCGGCGCGGCCAGTGGCGCGGTCCCGGCGTGCCGGCCGCCCTGCTGATCTGCCTGGCCGGCTGGCTGGTCAATCAGGAGCTGCCGCCGCGCCTGCAGCACCAGGCCGGCACCTTCCTGCCGTTCGTACTGCTGATCGCCGCCCTGGCGACGGCGGACGTGCACGGCACATGGTCGCCGCTGCGGGGGCGGGTGATGCGCTTCCTCGGCGAGATCTCGTACTGCCTGTACGTCTTCCAGCTGCTGCTCCTCGCGGTCGTCGCGGGCGCGCTGCGCCCGGCGCTGGCCGCCGCGGGGGTGCTGCCCGACAAGGACGCGGCCTTGCCGACCTGGCTGGTGGGCCCGGTGGCGCTGGGTTGTCTGGGGCTGTGCGTGCTGGCGGCCTGGGCGGCGTACCGCTGGATAGAGGTCCCGCTGATGCGCCGACTGCGCCCACGCTCCGTCGCCCCGGCGGCCCGCGGGTAG
- a CDS encoding LLM class flavin-dependent oxidoreductase: MTRPQIGFGAFISPLHPHGENPTLQLWRDLDLVRWLDELGLAEAWIGEHHSGGWGTISSPEVFLAAAAEHTRHIRLGTGVTSLPYHHPFHVASRIVQLDHQTRGRVMLGVGAGSAPGDAHMLGIHPSEQRRMTGESLEAVLELLAGEGPVNRATDWFTLRDARLQHRPYRPGGIEVAISSAASPHSMQLAGRHGLSPLSFASPRPGGTVPDLRRQWQYAEEAAAAAGRTVDRADWRLVVNVYVGESREQALEDLREGAAAWLRGYFGDIVGLPVDALGIEPGREIEYLVETGTAIIGSPDEVAAGVEELYESSGGFGTLLVAGADWASRENTRASFERLARFVVPRFNGSLEGFEASAAWVRENRSEFVTQAVGAFQKAFTDAGVTAPSLPVTEPAGAGSR, encoded by the coding sequence ATGACCCGGCCGCAGATCGGCTTCGGCGCGTTCATCTCGCCTCTGCACCCGCACGGCGAGAACCCCACCCTCCAACTCTGGCGCGACCTGGACCTCGTGCGGTGGCTGGACGAACTCGGCCTGGCAGAGGCGTGGATCGGCGAGCACCACTCCGGCGGCTGGGGCACGATCTCCTCGCCCGAGGTCTTCCTCGCGGCGGCCGCCGAACACACCCGCCACATCCGCCTGGGAACCGGCGTCACCAGCCTGCCCTACCACCATCCCTTCCACGTGGCCTCGCGCATCGTCCAGCTCGACCACCAGACCCGAGGCCGCGTGATGCTGGGCGTCGGAGCGGGCTCGGCGCCCGGCGACGCCCACATGCTCGGCATCCACCCCTCCGAACAGCGCCGGATGACCGGCGAGTCCCTGGAGGCCGTCCTGGAGCTCCTCGCCGGCGAGGGCCCGGTCAACCGCGCCACCGACTGGTTCACGCTGCGCGACGCGCGCCTGCAGCACCGTCCCTACCGCCCCGGCGGCATCGAGGTGGCCATCTCCAGCGCGGCCTCCCCGCACAGCATGCAGCTGGCCGGCCGGCATGGCCTGAGCCCGCTGTCCTTCGCCTCGCCGCGCCCTGGCGGCACCGTCCCGGACCTGCGTCGCCAGTGGCAGTACGCCGAGGAGGCGGCCGCGGCCGCAGGCCGCACCGTCGACCGCGCCGACTGGCGCCTGGTGGTCAACGTGTACGTCGGCGAGTCCCGCGAGCAGGCCCTGGAGGACCTGCGCGAGGGCGCCGCGGCCTGGCTGCGCGGCTACTTCGGCGACATCGTCGGCCTGCCGGTCGACGCCCTCGGCATCGAGCCGGGCAGGGAGATCGAGTACCTGGTGGAGACCGGCACCGCGATCATCGGCTCGCCGGACGAGGTCGCCGCGGGCGTCGAGGAGCTGTACGAGAGCAGCGGCGGTTTCGGCACCCTGCTGGTCGCCGGCGCCGACTGGGCGTCCCGGGAGAACACCCGGGCCTCCTTCGAGCGCTTGGCACGGTTCGTCGTACCGCGCTTCAACGGCTCGCTGGAGGGCTTCGAGGCCTCCGCCGCGTGGGTGCGCGAGAACCGGTCCGAGTTCGTCACCCAGGCCGTAGGCGCCTTCCAGAAGGCGTTCACCGACGCCGGGGTGACCGCCCCCAGCCTGCCGGTGACCGAACCGGCCGGCGCCGGCTCCCGCTGA
- a CDS encoding arylamine N-acetyltransferase family protein, whose protein sequence is MNLTDEQRRSYLARVGYDGPLEPTLEVLTALCRAHVRAVPFELLDGPDGVIPGIDAASVYEKVVVRHLGGACMEVNNLFAALLGDLGFEVTTHASRPWLPQDRAYTDTGDHMVLVVRIEGVAYLVDVAYSQLIAVAPLKLDGSEHTEHGWRFRVVRAQDGDDHVAQRAGAGGRWSPIHRFTLERRGGEHFATILALYLTPGTGSPIPRTLMCSRVTGTGKVTLVNDVLIETSEGGTERSSRVDTPEAARAALARVFAGHPTLAERGTRIWQRLVGDAATAPTSAAAAPAPTLEETSA, encoded by the coding sequence GTGAACCTGACCGACGAGCAGCGGCGCTCGTACCTCGCGCGCGTCGGATATGACGGCCCGCTCGAGCCGACCCTCGAGGTGCTGACCGCGCTGTGCCGGGCCCATGTGCGGGCCGTGCCCTTCGAACTGCTCGACGGGCCCGATGGCGTGATCCCCGGCATCGACGCGGCCAGCGTGTACGAGAAGGTCGTGGTCCGCCACCTGGGCGGGGCCTGCATGGAGGTCAACAACCTCTTCGCCGCCCTCCTCGGCGACCTCGGCTTCGAGGTGACCACGCACGCCTCCCGCCCCTGGCTGCCGCAGGACCGCGCGTACACCGACACCGGCGACCACATGGTCCTGGTGGTCCGGATCGAAGGCGTCGCGTACCTCGTCGACGTCGCGTACTCCCAGCTGATCGCCGTGGCGCCGCTGAAGCTGGACGGCAGCGAGCACACCGAGCACGGCTGGCGCTTCCGCGTGGTGCGCGCCCAGGACGGCGACGACCACGTCGCCCAGCGCGCGGGAGCCGGCGGCCGGTGGTCCCCGATCCACCGGTTCACCCTCGAACGGCGCGGCGGCGAGCACTTCGCGACCATCCTCGCCCTCTACCTCACCCCCGGCACCGGCTCGCCCATCCCGCGCACGCTGATGTGCTCCCGGGTGACCGGCACCGGCAAGGTCACGCTCGTCAACGACGTGCTGATCGAGACCTCCGAGGGCGGTACGGAGCGCAGCAGCCGGGTCGACACCCCCGAGGCGGCCCGGGCCGCCCTCGCGCGGGTCTTCGCCGGCCACCCGACCCTGGCCGAGCGCGGCACCCGCATCTGGCAGCGACTGGTGGGCGACGCCGCGACCGCCCCGACCTCCGCGGCCGCCGCCCCCGCCCCGACTCTTGAGGAGACCTCCGCATGA
- a CDS encoding FAD-dependent oxidoreductase has product MSEPSRTARSPLPRPADPTDPEVAIVGAGPAGLLLGLLLGLRGRRVLLIEREDEPVLGGPGNGICPILQPATLGILDRLGLLPELAANTTPVTHGEVTAGGAAVASYAYADLPGAPVPFALPTSIVRLRDVLTTAVRATPGVELVYGATVRALPQRDGAAPGVRGLELEDAQGVRTLYPSLIIGCDGKRSAVREMAGITAPARAFERGYTELRLPLPEAWGPVMRAAFTADGYVLGTPIADETLLFAWITGPDTAGGAVDGPLAALAERYARAVPQAADWIREHTTDRSQVREFLHHIVRPERWTDGNVFLVGDSAHGVHVYGGQGLNLSLQDAACVATAADEAMTAGDSAALHRFEELRRPFTEAFQDMQEAHLDALAARAGQAAGAGAGHLPDFAPLALGQEELRAALATAVPEGAPSSPAAVPAGVRS; this is encoded by the coding sequence ATGTCTGAACCGTCCCGCACCGCGCGGAGCCCGTTGCCGCGACCGGCCGACCCCACCGACCCCGAGGTAGCCATCGTCGGCGCCGGCCCCGCGGGCCTGCTGCTCGGCCTGCTGCTGGGCCTGCGGGGCCGCCGGGTTCTGCTGATCGAGCGCGAGGACGAACCCGTCCTCGGCGGCCCGGGCAACGGGATCTGCCCGATCCTGCAGCCCGCCACCCTGGGCATCCTCGACCGCCTGGGCCTGCTGCCCGAACTGGCCGCGAACACCACCCCGGTCACCCACGGCGAGGTCACCGCGGGCGGCGCCGCCGTCGCCTCGTACGCCTACGCCGACCTGCCCGGGGCGCCCGTCCCCTTCGCCCTTCCCACCTCGATCGTCCGGCTGCGCGACGTGCTCACCACCGCCGTCCGCGCCACCCCCGGCGTCGAGCTGGTGTACGGCGCCACGGTGCGTGCCCTGCCGCAGCGCGACGGGGCCGCCCCCGGTGTGCGCGGCCTCGAACTCGAGGACGCCCAGGGCGTGCGCACCCTGTACCCCTCACTGATCATCGGCTGCGACGGCAAGCGCTCGGCCGTCCGCGAGATGGCCGGCATCACTGCCCCTGCCCGTGCCTTCGAGCGCGGCTACACCGAGCTGCGCCTGCCGCTGCCCGAGGCCTGGGGGCCGGTTATGCGGGCCGCCTTCACCGCCGACGGCTATGTGCTGGGCACCCCGATCGCCGACGAGACCCTGCTGTTCGCCTGGATCACCGGACCGGACACCGCCGGCGGGGCCGTCGACGGCCCGCTCGCCGCGCTCGCCGAGCGCTACGCGCGGGCCGTGCCGCAGGCCGCCGACTGGATCCGTGAGCACACCACCGACCGCTCCCAGGTCCGCGAGTTCCTGCACCACATCGTGCGCCCCGAGCGCTGGACCGACGGCAACGTCTTCCTGGTCGGGGACAGTGCCCACGGCGTGCACGTCTACGGCGGCCAGGGACTGAACCTCTCCCTCCAGGACGCGGCCTGTGTGGCGACCGCCGCCGACGAGGCCATGACCGCGGGCGACAGCGCGGCCCTGCACCGCTTCGAGGAACTGCGCCGGCCCTTCACCGAGGCCTTCCAGGACATGCAGGAGGCGCACCTCGACGCCCTCGCGGCGCGGGCGGGCCAGGCGGCCGGCGCGGGCGCCGGACACCTGCCGGACTTCGCCCCGCTGGCCCTGGGCCAGGAAGAACTGCGCGCCGCGCTCGCCACGGCCGTCCCCGAGGGCGCACCGTCCTCCCCGGCCGCGGTGCCCGCCGGAGTCCGCTCGTGA
- a CDS encoding flavin reductase family protein gives MNSAIDHERIRPDGADFRRAMGRFCTGVTVVACGSGPTTEAMTANSLVSVSLDPLLLLVSVRTTGRLHRRLSDGGNFSVSVLAEDQGPLAALLASPERPRGTEAWHRLGSWHGRNGAALTAGSLAAFECSVEAAHPGGDHTLFLGRVTEVHHGRPAQPLLFWAGDYPKLADQLSMPAPSRPREVESTHV, from the coding sequence ATGAATTCGGCCATTGACCACGAGCGAATACGCCCGGACGGGGCGGATTTTCGCCGGGCGATGGGGCGGTTCTGTACCGGCGTCACCGTCGTCGCCTGCGGCTCCGGTCCCACCACCGAGGCGATGACCGCCAACTCCCTGGTGTCGGTCTCCCTCGACCCCCTGCTCCTGCTGGTGAGCGTACGTACGACCGGGCGGCTGCACCGGCGGCTGAGCGACGGCGGGAACTTCTCCGTCAGCGTGCTGGCCGAGGACCAGGGGCCGCTCGCGGCCCTGCTGGCCTCCCCCGAGCGGCCCCGCGGCACCGAGGCCTGGCACCGGCTCGGCTCGTGGCACGGCCGCAACGGCGCGGCCCTGACGGCCGGTTCGCTGGCGGCCTTCGAGTGTTCCGTCGAGGCCGCCCACCCGGGCGGCGACCACACTCTCTTCCTCGGCCGGGTGACCGAGGTCCACCACGGGCGGCCGGCCCAGCCGCTGCTGTTCTGGGCGGGCGACTACCCCAAGCTCGCCGATCAACTGTCCATGCCTGCCCCGAGCAGGCCCCGCGAGGTGGAGAGCACCCATGTCTGA
- a CDS encoding 2-amino-3,7-dideoxy-D-threo-hept-6-ulosonate synthase: MSHSLSSGREIRLNRLSRHGDERYLFIPLDHSVSDGPVVNADEFDQLMGSLVAGGADAVIVHKGRARSIAPRHLRECALIVHLSAGTSRAADTDQKVLVASVEEAVQLGADAVSVHVNVGSDTESRQLADLGAVAAECARWEMPLLAMIYPRGPRISDPHDPDLLAHVVNIAVDLGADLVKTSAAAPMSAMADVVASCPVPILVAGGRPSGQSLTQYAQSAVDAGCAGLAVGRRVFTDPDPETLVRELAAIVHAPRQQPVDLPVDVPELYGATAAL; this comes from the coding sequence ATGTCACATTCCCTTTCCAGCGGGAGGGAGATTCGCCTGAACCGCCTATCGCGGCATGGCGACGAGCGTTATCTTTTCATTCCACTGGACCATTCCGTGTCGGACGGACCGGTCGTCAACGCCGATGAATTCGACCAGCTCATGGGGTCACTCGTCGCCGGCGGCGCCGACGCGGTGATCGTCCACAAGGGCCGGGCGCGCAGCATCGCCCCCCGCCACCTGCGGGAGTGCGCGCTGATCGTCCACTTGAGCGCAGGCACGTCCCGCGCCGCCGATACAGATCAGAAGGTCCTGGTCGCCAGCGTGGAGGAGGCCGTACAGCTCGGCGCCGACGCGGTGAGCGTCCATGTCAACGTGGGATCCGACACCGAGAGCCGGCAGCTGGCCGACCTCGGCGCCGTCGCGGCGGAGTGTGCGCGCTGGGAGATGCCGCTGCTCGCGATGATCTACCCGCGCGGTCCCCGGATCTCCGACCCGCACGACCCCGATCTCCTGGCCCACGTCGTGAACATCGCCGTGGACCTCGGTGCCGATCTGGTCAAGACCTCGGCCGCCGCGCCCATGAGCGCGATGGCGGACGTGGTGGCCAGCTGCCCGGTGCCCATTCTGGTCGCGGGCGGCCGGCCCAGCGGTCAAAGCCTGACCCAGTACGCGCAGTCGGCCGTCGACGCCGGGTGCGCGGGCCTGGCGGTGGGCCGCCGGGTGTTCACCGACCCCGACCCCGAGACCCTGGTCCGCGAGCTGGCCGCGATCGTGCACGCACCGCGGCAGCAGCCGGTCGACCTCCCCGTGGACGTGCCCGAGCTGTACGGCGCCACCGCCGCGCTCTGA
- a CDS encoding 3-dehydroquinate synthase II, whose product MKFAWIDVRSASSEQREAIVDAAIHARVDGIVSDDPALLATLPTTVKRILVGTRAEGDDLIVLHDVADQDALADLRTRHQDGDKNIAGRVDVIDDPTLTLACETAIALPYTLVEFKDPTKIPLEIVIAAADRSPGQLVCKAADLEEAKVIIDVLEKGSEGVLIAPATANDVFELVEALRVKTSALELTTLTVDRIEHLGLGDRVCIDTTSHFEKDEGMLIGSYAHGFILCVSETHPLPYMPTRPFRINAGALHSYAFGQDNRTNYLSELKAGHPVLAVGADGRTRRITVGRIKLESRPLLSIHATSPEGVEVNLIVQDDWHVRVLGPGAKVLNVTELKKGDQVLGHIATEKRHVGWPVGEFCVEK is encoded by the coding sequence GTGAAGTTCGCCTGGATCGACGTCCGTTCCGCCTCTTCCGAGCAGCGCGAGGCCATCGTCGACGCTGCCATCCACGCCCGCGTCGACGGCATAGTCTCCGACGACCCCGCTCTCCTCGCGACCCTGCCCACCACCGTGAAGCGCATCCTCGTCGGCACCCGGGCCGAGGGCGACGATCTCATCGTCCTCCACGACGTCGCCGACCAGGACGCCCTGGCCGACCTCCGCACCCGCCACCAGGACGGCGACAAGAACATCGCCGGACGGGTCGACGTCATCGACGACCCGACGCTGACGCTGGCCTGCGAGACCGCGATCGCACTCCCCTACACCCTGGTGGAGTTCAAGGACCCGACGAAGATCCCGCTCGAGATCGTCATCGCGGCCGCCGACCGCTCCCCCGGCCAGCTCGTCTGCAAGGCCGCGGACCTCGAAGAGGCCAAGGTCATCATCGACGTACTCGAAAAGGGCTCCGAGGGCGTCCTCATCGCTCCCGCCACCGCCAACGACGTCTTCGAACTCGTCGAGGCCCTGCGCGTGAAGACCTCCGCCCTCGAGCTCACCACGCTGACGGTCGACCGCATCGAGCACCTGGGCCTCGGCGACCGCGTCTGCATCGACACCACCTCGCACTTCGAAAAGGACGAGGGCATGCTCATCGGCTCCTACGCACACGGATTCATCCTGTGCGTCAGCGAGACCCACCCGTTGCCCTACATGCCCACCCGGCCCTTCCGCATCAACGCCGGCGCCCTGCACTCCTACGCCTTCGGCCAGGACAACCGCACCAACTACCTCAGCGAGCTGAAGGCCGGCCACCCGGTCCTCGCCGTGGGCGCCGACGGCCGCACCCGCCGTATCACCGTCGGCCGCATCAAACTCGAGTCGCGCCCGCTGCTGAGCATCCACGCCACCTCCCCCGAGGGCGTCGAGGTCAACCTCATCGTCCAGGACGACTGGCACGTCCGCGTCCTGGGCCCCGGCGCCAAGGTCCTCAACGTCACCGAGTTGAAGAAGGGCGACCAGGTCCTCGGCCACATCGCGACCGAGAAGCGCCATGTCGGCTGGCCCGTCGGCGAGTTCTGCGTCGAGAAGTAG
- a CDS encoding class I adenylate-forming enzyme family protein, which yields MENARLKGWIADTLRRQPPDTVWARAQSEVTWGTLRTKVAELERLFEIQGIRPGSTVAVQMVPSFTYLWTVLALWSRGAQVILMDPRLTRAELDRLLNLCEPRFMISSGSSGAVRVVFQDECEVQVEVRRTGHIAGNPHVLLQFSSGSTGYPKVIGRTSQSLLAELDAFDALPEMPKAGERVLLSNSLTHSFGLIGGFLHALRVGATLVFTPNAQPRTLLSTLVESRADVLFGVPFHFELLSRIADWSPLPDLRLAVSGGEVIHPEIYERFHERYGVRIGQAYGMTETGIIATDLTGRLAPPAVGHPVPGTEVRVRGGELQVRADVSPYLYVNDIASRYMDGWLRTHDLAALDPGTGALSVHGRSDSLVVIGGLKVDLREVELALAEHPGVTEAVVLFSGTIEAFVGVTGGVTAREIQAWCRDRLSHFKIPRRFELAPAIPRTSNGKLVRNRELLMARMNPSAGAAAAPTGLVGGVR from the coding sequence ATGGAGAACGCACGGCTCAAGGGCTGGATCGCGGACACGCTCCGCAGGCAGCCCCCCGACACGGTCTGGGCCCGGGCCCAGAGCGAGGTGACCTGGGGCACCCTGCGCACCAAGGTCGCCGAACTGGAGCGGCTGTTCGAGATCCAGGGCATCCGGCCCGGCTCGACCGTGGCCGTGCAGATGGTGCCCAGCTTCACCTACCTGTGGACCGTGCTGGCCCTGTGGTCCCGCGGCGCCCAGGTGATTCTGATGGACCCGCGGCTCACCCGCGCCGAGCTGGACCGGCTGCTGAACCTGTGCGAACCCAGGTTCATGATCAGCTCGGGCTCCTCCGGCGCGGTTCGGGTCGTCTTCCAGGACGAGTGCGAGGTGCAGGTCGAGGTCCGGCGTACCGGCCACATCGCCGGCAACCCGCACGTCCTGCTGCAGTTCAGCTCCGGCTCGACCGGCTATCCGAAGGTGATCGGGCGGACGTCGCAGTCGCTGCTGGCCGAGCTGGACGCCTTCGACGCGCTGCCGGAGATGCCGAAGGCGGGCGAGCGGGTGCTGCTGAGCAACTCGCTGACCCATTCATTCGGGCTGATCGGCGGCTTCCTGCACGCGCTGCGGGTGGGTGCGACGCTGGTGTTCACCCCGAACGCGCAGCCCAGGACGCTGCTGTCGACACTCGTGGAGTCGCGGGCCGACGTGCTCTTCGGCGTCCCCTTCCACTTCGAGCTGCTCAGCCGCATCGCGGACTGGAGCCCGCTGCCTGATCTGCGGCTGGCCGTTTCCGGCGGCGAGGTGATTCACCCCGAGATCTACGAGCGCTTCCACGAGCGGTACGGGGTGCGGATCGGGCAGGCCTACGGCATGACCGAGACCGGCATCATCGCCACCGACCTGACGGGCCGCCTGGCACCGCCCGCCGTCGGCCACCCGGTGCCCGGCACCGAGGTCCGCGTGCGCGGCGGGGAACTGCAGGTGCGCGCCGACGTCTCCCCCTACCTGTACGTCAACGACATCGCGAGCCGGTACATGGACGGCTGGCTGCGCACCCACGACCTGGCGGCGCTCGACCCGGGGACGGGCGCGCTGTCGGTGCACGGGCGCAGCGACTCGCTGGTGGTCATCGGCGGTCTGAAGGTGGACCTGCGCGAGGTGGAGCTGGCGCTGGCCGAACACCCCGGTGTGACCGAGGCCGTGGTGCTGTTCAGCGGCACGATCGAGGCCTTCGTCGGGGTCACCGGCGGGGTGACCGCCCGGGAGATCCAGGCGTGGTGCCGCGACCGGCTCAGCCACTTCAAGATCCCGCGCCGGTTCGAGCTGGCTCCGGCGATCCCCCGGACGAGCAACGGCAAGCTGGTGCGCAACCGCGAACTGCTGATGGCCCGGATGAACCCGTCGGCGGGTGCTGCGGCAGCCCCGACCGGACTGGTCGGAGGTGTGCGGTGA